Within Candidatus Hydrogenedentota bacterium, the genomic segment CTGGAAATCGAGTCGGACGCCCTGGGCGTCTGGAGGCTGCGCTTCAGCGTGGCCAACCCGGAGGCGGCGGGGGAGCGGACCAGCCTGCGCGCCGCGGAAACCCTCCTGACCGAAAAGCTCCAGCATTATGAAAGCCTCCGCACGGTCTTCGAGCAGCGCCTTTCCGCGCTGCGCGCGCAGAAGGGCGGCATGGACCGGGACATCGAGGGGCTTGTCGCGGACGACCCGCTCCGTGCGCCCCTCACGCGGCGCCGCGCCGCGCTGGACGAGCGCGAGGCGACGGTGGCGCGGATGCTGGACCGCATCGGGCGCATGAAAACCCTGCTGCGAAATGTTCTGGAGGATGTGCGGACGCGGCGCAGCGCGCTGTCGCCCGCCGAGCGCGCCGCCGCGGCGTGGTCATGGGTCCGGGAGAACGCCGGGGGCGTGCTGGACCGTGAACTGACCACCATCGGCGAGGAGTCCATCTCGCCGCGCAAACTGCTGTACGCCCTGGCCATCCTCATCGCGGGGGTGGTCATCAGCCGCCTGCTGCTGCGCTATCTCCGCCACTACGCCGCCAGGCGCCTGAAACTCGGGACCAACGTGGTGTATGTGATCGAGAGCCTCACGCGGTACGCGCTGTACCTTCTGGTCTTTTACACCGTGCTGCGCTTCCTGAACATCTCGCCCACCGCCTTCGCGTTTCTGGGCGGCGCCGTCGCCATCGGCGTCGGTTTCGGGGCGCAGAACCTCATCAGCAACTTCCTGAGCGGGCTGATCATCATGGGCGAGCAGCCCATCCGACTGGATGACATTGTGGAGGTGGGCGGGCTCACGGGCCGGGTCACCCGGATGGGCGCGCGCGCGTCGGTGCTGCGCACCTTCTCGGGCATCGAGGTGCTGGTGCCGAACAGCAAGTTCCTTGAGAACAATGTGGTGAACTGGACGCTGACG encodes:
- a CDS encoding mechanosensitive ion channel, whose product is LEIESDALGVWRLRFSVANPEAAGERTSLRAAETLLTEKLQHYESLRTVFEQRLSALRAQKGGMDRDIEGLVADDPLRAPLTRRRAALDEREATVARMLDRIGRMKTLLRNVLEDVRTRRSALSPAERAAAAWSWVRENAGGVLDRELTTIGEESISPRKLLYALAILIAGVVISRLLLRYLRHYAARRLKLGTNVVYVIESLTRYALYLLVFYTVLRFLNISPTAFAFLGGAVAIGVGFGAQNLISNFLSGLIIMGEQPIRLDDIVEVGGLTGRVTRMGARASVLRTFSGIEVLVPNSKFLENNVVNWTLTDQKMRFDVTVGVAHGSPTRKVKEIMQQAAEKHGLVLKDPEPVVVFQDFGDNALVFALYFWLDLGNADSRVVRSDLRFMLEKKFHEAGISIAYPQRDLHLDSLKPLEVRLLHGGGAAEEDGGDKEA